In Halobacterium noricense, the genomic stretch GCACCGCTCTCCACGCCGATCCCGGCTCTGTCGAGGAGGTCCAGCGTCGGATCGTGGATACGGCCCTTGTTGGGCACGGCAATTCGCATGTGGTCTGCGTAGGTGTGGCACGGGGAACTAGGTTTTCCTTGTGGCAGTGCGAGAATCGCGTTCGATTCTGCGTCGAGGGACGGCGATACGTACTACGACACCCCGAAAGCCCCGGCGGGCTACGGTCGCGCGGCTCGCGGTGCTCGCGTGCTTGCTTCGCCGTGCTTCCCGTAGCCCGCCGCCCCTTTCAGTCCGCCCACTTACCGGCTGACCAACTGGCTACGGGTGGACTGAAAGGGGCGGGCCGGTCGGCTGCTCCCGGACGAAGTAAGCACCGCAGGCCGGCGGCCGAGGAGCACAACGAGTCCCGGAGCACCGAGCGGCCCGGGGCTTTCGAGGTGTTCCCGTCGAGATGACGGCGAGCAGCCGAGGCAACAGCGAATCTACGCGGGAAGAGAGAGCGTGTCGACGCGTTCGCCGTATTCGGCGTCGTAGAGGTAGAGTTCCTCGATGTTCCACGTGACGGGGCCGACGCGGCGGCCGTCGACGTTCTCGACGGCGCGGCGGCCGCGGAAGCCGTCTGCGTCGCGGGCGAGCGTGACGTGGGGGTCGTAGTCGTCACCGCCCTCCATCACGGGCACGGGGTCGAAGACCTCACAGAGGCGCTGGTGGAGGCCGTGGAGGCCGGGGCTCTCGACAGCGAGGTAGACGACGGGACTGGAGCCGTTCGGCGGATTCTCGAACGTGTCGACTTCGGCGACGCGGGCTTCGACGACGGGCGCGCCGGCGAGGGCGTCCTGAGCGGTCTGCCACGCCGTGCGGAGTTGTTTGCGGTCGGCGGCGGGGACGCGTTTGACGAGCAGCGTCTGCTCGCGGCGCTCGCGGACGCGAGCGAACTCCGACAGCGCCGGGCGGAGGTCCGCGGCGACCGCCTTGACCGCGTCCGGCACTGGAGCGTTCACGCTGTACACACGCTCTCGTGGGGGCTGGAGCGGGAAAGCGCTGACGTTACGCTAGATTCGGTCGAGCAGCCACAGCACGAGGAGGACGAGGACGATAGTGCCGACGAGCGGCGGCGCGAGGCCGAGGAGGCCGCTGAGCACGCCGAGAATCCCCTCGAGGATTTCGAGGGCGAGCCAAACGACGACGAGCACCAGCACGATTTTCAGCAGGTCTTCGACGTCGAGTTTGCCGCGGGCCATGGGCACACGTGGGTCGTTCGGGGAGCACGCAGATAAGGATTCAGGAAGTCGTGTGGCGTGTTACCATTAATGGCAAGACCACGGGATGGGAGCAACGTTTAAGCACTCGGGACTGTTCGAGACTGGTAATGACGCAGTCGTCGGCTCACGCCCGCTGCTCGCCCTCGGTGAGCCGCGGGGCCGTCGGCTGTCCGGCGTCCTCCCGTCGCGTGCCGCGACGACCGGGGTCCTTCTGACCCCACTACAGCTACATCCCTCGTTTTCGGTCTCGCACCACTTCCCGACTACCGCGGCACACAACACACACGGAACACAGAATGACAGGAGGAACGGTCGCGCTCGCCTTCTCCGGCGGGCTCGACACGACGGTTTGCGTACCGCTGCTGAAAGAAGAGTACGGCTACGACGACGTCATCGGCGTGACAGTCGACGTCGGCCAGCCCGAGTCAGAGTTCGCCGAAGCCCACGAGACGGCCGACGCGCTCGGCGTCGACCACTACGTCGTGGACGCGAAAGCCGAGTTCGCCGACCTCTGCTTCGAGGCGGTGCAGGCGAACGCCAGCTACCAGGGCTACCCGCTCGGCACGGCGCTCGCGCGCCCGGTCATCGCCGAGGCGATTCTCGGCGTCGCCGAGGAACAAGGCTGCACGGCGCTCGCACACGGCTGCACCGGGAAGGGCAACGACCAACTGCGCTTCGAGGCCGTCTGGCGCGCCAGCGACCTCGACGTCATCGCCCCCGTCCGCGAACTCGGCCTCACGCGCGAGTGGGAAATCGACTACGCCGACGAGAAAGGCCTGCCAGTCGAGGCAGGCAACGAGGGCGAGTGGAGCATCGACACGAACCTCTGGAGCCGCTCCGTGGAGGGCGGCCAGCTCGAAGACCCCGGCTACGAGCCGCCGGCGGACATCTACAACTGGACGGACGCCCCCAGCGACGAGACCGAAACCATCGACATCGAGTTCGAGCAGGGCGTCCCGGTTGCCGTCGACGGCGACGAGATGGAGCCGGTCCCGCTCATCGAGCACCTCAACGACCTCGCCGGGAGCTACGGCGTCGGCCGCACGGACATGATGGAGGACCGCATGCTCGGCCTGAAGGTCCGCGAGAACTACGAGCACCCGGCGGCGACGACGCTGCTGACGGCCCACGAGGCGCTCGAACAGCTCGTCCTGACGAAAGACGAGCGCGACTTCAGCCAGCAGGTCAGCCAGCAGTGGTCCCAGAAGGCCTACGAGGGCCTCGTCGACCACCCGCTGATGGACGCGCTCAACGGCTTCTTCGAGGGCACCCAGCAGAAGGTCACGGGCACGGTCACCATCAAATTCGAGGGCGGGCAGGCCCGTCCGGTCGCCCGCGAGAGCGAGTACGCGGTGTACTCCGCGGACGCCGCGAGCTTCGACACCGAGACCGTCAACGGCATCGAGCAGGGCGACGCGACCGGCGTCGCGAAGTACCACGGCTTCCAGTCCCGCCTCGCGAACGCGAGCAAGCCCGAACTCAAGCCCGACGGCGGCGACGAGGCGCAGAACGCCTCGGGAAGTACGAGCAACGACGGAGCGATCGACGAATGAGCGGGGAGAACGACGGCACGGTGGTGCGCCGCGACCGCTTCAGCGGCGGCCCCGCGCGGTCGTTCCTCTCCTCGATGGACGCCGACCACCGCATCTTCGCGGCGGACCTCGCGGTCGACCGCGCGCACGTCGTGATGCTCGCCGAACAGGGCGTCGTCGACGACGACGAGGCGGCGACGATTCTTTCCGCGCTCGACAGCGTCGAGGACGCCGGCTTCGACGCGCTCCCCGACGGCGAGGACGTCCACGAAGCAATCGAGACCGCGGTCGTCGAACGCGTCGGCCCGGTCGGCGGGAAGATGCACACGGCGCGCTCGCGCAACGACGAGGTCGCCACCTGCATCCGGTGTCGCCTCCGCGAGGACGTGCTGGACGCGCTGAACGTCGTCCTGACGCTCCGCACGGCGCTGGCGGACGTCGCCGAGGCCGAAGCGGAGACCGTGATGCCGGGGTACACGCACCTCCAGCCCGCGCAGCCGACGACGGTCGCGCACTGGGCGCTCTCCTACGAGGAGACGCTCGCGCGCGACACCGGCCGGCTGCTGGACGCGTTCGACCGCACGAACCAGTCGCCACTTGGCGCGGCGGCGTTCGCGGGCACCACGTTCGACGTGGACCGCGAGCGCACCGCCGACCTCCTCGGGTTCGACGGCATCGTGACGAACTCGATGGACGCGTCGGCGAGCCGCGACTTCCTCCTCGAAACGGTGGCGGCGCTGTCCTCGGTCGCGGTGACGTGCTCGGGGCTCGCGGAGGATATTGTCCTGTTCGCCAACCGCGGGTTCGTGGAGTTGAGCGACGACTACTCCTCGACGTCCTCGATTATGCCCCAGAAGAAGAACCCGGACACGCTGGAACTCGTGCGCGCGACCGCGGGCGACGCGGTGGGCGCGTACACGAGTCTCGCGACGACGCTGAAGGGGCTGCCGCGGGCGTACAACCGCGACCTCCAGCGCGCCACGCCGCACGCGTGGGAGGTCGTCGACGACGTGACGGACGCCGTGGAGGTGGCCGCGGGCGCAGTCGCAACGGCCGAGTGGCCCGCCGAGGAACTCGAGGCCGCAGCAGGCGAGCGGTTCTCGACGGCGACCGGCGTGGCGGACGCGCTCGCGGCGGCGGGGATGCCGTTCCGCACCGCCCACGAAATCGTCGCGCTCGCGGCCGAACACGGCGAGGCGGCGGACGCGACGAACTCGGTTCCGGAGAGCCACGCCAGCGACGGCGTCAGCGGCATCGCCGGCGAGCACAGCGCGGATCTCGTCGCGGTGGACGCGGCGGCCCGCGAAGTGACCGGGAAGCCGCTGTCGGAACTCGCGGACCCGGAGGTCGTGGCCGCGGCGCTGGACCCCGTGACGAACGTCGCACAGCGCGACTCCACGGGCGGTCCCGCGCCCGAGGCCGTCCGGGACGCGCTCGACGACGTGCGGGTCGCGCTCGCAGCGGACGAGGCAGCGGTCGCGGACCACGAGGAAGCGCTGGCCGCGGCGGCCGACGACCTCGCCGCGGAGGTGGCGACGTATGAGTGAGGCGGCCGCTGCCACAGCCGGCGACGAGCAGCCGGCGAGCACGCCAGCCGGCCTGCGACGAGAGCGACCGCCCCTCCGTGGGCAAATAGACAACATACTTACTACGTATCTGGTTCCGATTGCTCGCTCGGTTCGCGCGCTTTCGCGCCGTTAGCTGCTTCTCCAGCTAGTAAAAGAAGTTTGACAAGTCCGATTAGCTTAAGTGCTATCAGTGAGAACGTGGGAGTGCTATGAGCACATGTCCCGAATGCGGGTCCGACGTGGCCCTGCACGACGACCTCGAAGTCGGCGAAATCGTCGACTGCGACACCTGTGGCACCGAACTGGAAGTCGTCGACACCGCCCCGCCGGTCCTCGATCGAGCGCCCGAGCTCTCCGAGGATTGGGGGGAGTAAGTTGCGCGTCGGCATCCTGTACTCCCGGATTCGGAAGGACGAGAAACTGCTGCTCGCCGAGCTGCGCGAGCGCGGCCACGCCGTCGAGAAAATCGACGTCCGCAAGCACGGGTTCGGCCTCGACGGCACCGACGCCGCCCTCGCGGACTGCGACCTCGTGGTGGACCGCTGCCTGGCGACCAGCCGCAGCAAGTACGCCACGGAGTTCTGCGAGCACTACGACGTCCCCGTCGTGAACAGCCCCGACACCGCGGCCGTCTGCGCGGACAAAGTGCGGACGAGCCTCGCGCTCGACGACGCGGGACTCCCCACGCCCGACACCACGGTCGCGTTCACCACCGAGAGCGCGCTGGAGGCCGTCGAGTCGTACGGCTACCCCTGCGTGCTGAAGCCCGTCGTGGGCTCGTGGGGGCGCTTGATGGCGAAGCTGGACTCGCGGAACGCCGCGGAGGCGGTCCTCGAACACAAGGCGACGCTGGGGCACTACGAGCACAAGGTGTTCTACATCCAGGACTTCGTCGAGAAGCCGGGGCGCGACATCCGCGTGCTGGCGACCGACGGCGAGCCCGTCGCCGCGATGACGCGCTCGGGCGACCACTGGCTGACCAACGCCGCGAAGGGCGCGGAGACGAACTCCTTCGAGGTCGACGAGGAGGTCGCCGACCTCGTCGAGACCGCCAGCGACGCGGTCGGCGGCGGCCTGCTGGGTGTGGACCTGATGGAGACCGGCGACGGCTACACCGTGCACGAAGTCAACCACACCGTGGAGTTCAAGGCGCTGAACGATGCCAGCGATGTCGACGTCCCGGCTGCGGTCGTCGACTGGCTGGAGGACCGCGCGGCCGCGGAAGTGGAGGTGACGCCCTGATGGCGGCCACCGGCGGCACGACCGCGACGGTCGTCGGCGGGAGCGGGTTCGCGGGCGGCGAACTCCTCCGCCTGCTCGCCGGCCACCCCGGCTTCGAGGTGGCGCAGGCGACCAGCCGCGAGTACACGAACAAGACTGTCGGGAGCGTCCACCCGAACCTCCGCGACCTCGACCTGCGCTTCACGCCGCCGACGGACCTCGAATCCGTCGACGTGCTGTTCGCGGCAGCACCGCACGGCGTCGCGATGGACCACCTCGACGAGTGGCAGGCCGCCGCGGACACCGTGGTCGACCTGAGCGCGGACTTCCGCCTCGAAACCGAAGCGCAGTACAGCGAGTGGTACGACGGCCACAGTGCGCCCGAACACCTCGACGACGCGGTGTACGCGCTCCCCGAATTGAGTCGGGGCGACCTGCCGGGCGCGAACCTGATTGCGGGCGGCGGTTGCAACGCCACCGCGACGATTCTCGGCCTGCTCCCCCTGCAGGAGGCCGGCCTCCTCGACGACGCGCACGTCGTCGTGGACGTGAAAGTCGGCTCCTCGGAGGGTGGCGCGGGCGGCGGCCCCGCCTCCTCGCACCCCGAGCGCTCGGGCGTCGTGCGCCCGTACGCGCCCACGAGCCACCGCCACGAGGCCGAAATCGAGCAGGAACTCGGGCTCTCGGTCTCCTTTACCGCGCACGCCGTGGACATGGTCCGCGGCGCGAGCGCGACCTGCCACGTGTTCCCCGCGAACGGAGTGAGCGGGGGCTCGGAAGACTCGTCTTCCGGTGTCTCCACGGGCGACCTCTGGAGCGCGTACCGTGGGACGTACGAGCACGAACCGTTCGTGGACGTCGTCGCGGGCGGCAGCGGCGTCTACCGCTACCCCGAGCCGAAGGCCGTCGCCGGCACGAACGGCGCGGAGGTCGGCTTCGAACTGGACGAGGACAACGACCGCATCGTGGCGTTCTCGGCCATCGACAACATGATGAAAGGCTCCGCCGGGCAGGCCGTCCACGCGGCGAACGTCGCGCTCGGCTTCGAGGAGGCCGCGGGCCTCGACCAACTCGGGTTGCACCCGGTGGGGAGTCCATGACGGTAGTAGTGAAAATCGGCGGCGCGCGCGCCGTCGACCCGGCGGGCGCGGTGACCGACGTCGCACACCTCACGGTGAACGACGAGGACGTCGTGGTCGTCCACGGCGGGTCGACGGCGGTCGACGACGCGCTCGACCAGATGGGCAAGGAGCCCGAGTACGTGGAGTCGCCGTCGGGCGTCACCGGCCGGTTCACGGACGAGGAGACGATGGACGTCTTCGAGATGGCGATGGGGAAGGTCAACACCGACCTCGTCGCGGCGTTCGAGAACGCGGGCGTGCCCGCGGTCGGCCTCAACGGCGTCGACGGGAAACTGCTGACGGGGCCGCGGAAGTCCGCGGTGCGCGTCGTCGAGGACGGCAAGCAAAAAATTCGCCGCGGCGAGCACTCCGGCACCATCGAGGAAGTCAACACTGACTTGCTGGAGACTCAGTTGAACGCGGGCTACGTGCCCGTGGTGTCGGTGCCGATGTTCGCGAAGGAGAGCGACGACGAGGAGGAGTGGACGCCCGTGAACGCGGACGCGGACCGCGCGGCAGCGGCCGTCGCGGGCGCGCTCGACGCGACGCTGGTCGTGCTGACCGACGTCGAGGGCGTCTACGCCGACCGCGACGACCCGACTTCGCTCATCGAGGAGGTGTTGACTCCCGCGGACCTCGACGGCGCGAAAGCGGCCGCGGAGGGGTTCATGACGAAGAAGGTGCTGGCGGCGACCGAAGCGCTGGAGGGCGGCGCGGAGGCGGTCGTGGTGTCGGACGCGAACCGCCGCGACCCCATCGTCGCCGCGCTCGAAGGTGCTGGGACGCGCTTCAGCCCGGAGGCCCTCTCATGAGCGGCTTCGTCTTCGGGGAGAAGCCCATCCAAATCGAATCCGGCGAGGGGCCGTACGTCTACGACGACGACGGGAACGAGTACCTCGACATGGGCGCGTCGTACGCGTGCGCGCCGGCCGGCCACTGCCACCCCGACGTGGTCGACGCCGTCGAGTCGCAGGCCAGCGACCTGCTGTTCGTGCAGGGCTCGTACCCCACGGAGACCCGGACCGCGCTCTACGACCGCCTCGGCGACCTCGCGCCCGGCGAGCTGGACAACGTCTGGCTCTGTAACTCCGGGACGGAAGCCAACGAGGCGGCGCTGAAGTTCGCGCGCCACGCGACCGGCCGCGAGAAGGTCGTCGCGGCCAAGCGCGCGTTCCACGGCCGCACGCTCGGCGCGCTGGCGGCGACGTGGAAGCAGCAGTACCGCGAGGGGTTCGCGGTCCCCGAGAACGTGGAGTTCGTCGACTACGGGGACAGTGACGCGCTCGCCGAGGCCGTCGACGACGAGACGGCGGCTGTCATTCTCGAGCCGATTCAGGGCGAGGGTGGCGTCCACTCCGCGCCCGAGGGCTACCTGCAGGCCGCGCGCGACGCCTGCGACGAGACGGGTGCGGCGCTCGTCTTCGACGAGATTCAGACCGGGCTCGGGCGCACGGGCTCGCTGTGGGCGTGCGAGCAGGCCGGCGTCGTGCCGGACGCGCTCACCGTCGCGAAGGGGCTGGGCAGCGGCCTCCCCATCGGCGCGACGCTGGTCGCGGACTGGCTCGCGGAGGACAGCGGCAACCACGGCTCGACGTTCTCCGGCGGCCCCGTGCCGTGCGCGGCGGCGCTCGCGACGATCGACGTTCTGGAGGACGACGACCTCGCGGCGAACGCGGCGAGCGTCGGCGACTACCTCCGAGAGCAACTCGCGGAGCTGCCGGTACGTGACGTGCGCGGCGACGGCCTGCTGATTGGCGTCGAGGTGAAACGGGGGGCGAATCGGGCGCTTCGCGCGCTCGCGATGAACCACGGGATTCTCGCGCTCCCCGCGGGTCGCACCGTGGTACGCCTCTTACCGCCGTTAACTGTCACCGAGTCCCACGCCGATCGCGTGGTCGACGCGCTCGCCGAGGAGCTATGACCCCACGGGACCTCCTCCGCGACCTCGTCTCGACCCCCTCTGTTTCGGGTGCGGAATCCGAGGCTGCGGGGGTACTCGTCGACTACTTCGAGCGCCACGGCCGCGAGGCGTGGACCGACGACGCCGGCAACGTCCGCGCGCCCGGCGACGACAGCGTGCTCCTCACGAGCCACATCGACACCGTTCCCGGCTACATCGACGTGCGCGTCGAGGACGGGGAGACGTCGAAGACGTCTCAGGCAGACGGCGAACTCTGGGGCCGGGGCAGCGTGGACGCGACCGGGCCGCTGGCCGCGATGGCCGCGGCGAGCGTCGAGACCGGCGCGTCGTTCGCGGGCGTCGTCGAGGAGGAGACGACCTCGGCGGGCGCGCGTCACCTCGTCGAGGACCGCGCGGAGCCCGACGCCGTCGTGAACGGCGAACCGTCGGGCTGGGACGCGTTGACGCTGGGCTATCGCGGGCTCGTCGCGGGCACCTACGAGGTCGCCACCGAGAGCGGTCACTCCTCGCGCCCCGAGCCCAACGCTGTCCAGATTGCGACCGCGTGGACCGAGCGCGTGCGCGCGGCGTTCCCCGACGACGACACCGTCTTCGAGTCGGTGACCGTCAAGCCCGTCTCCTTCGACGGCGGCCTCGCCGAGGACGGCACCGCCGTCGAGGCGACCGTGGAGATGCAGTTCCGGCTGCCGCCCGGCACCACCGCCGACGACGTCTACGAGACGGTCGCGGACTGCACGGAGGCTGGCTCGGTGACGTGGACGGAGTCGATTCCGCCTGTCATGGCGAGCCCGCGGACGCCCGTCTCGGGCGCGCTCCGCGCGGGCATCCGCGAGGCGGGCGGCGACCCCACGCACCTCCGGAAGACCGGCACGAGCGACGCGAATATCTACGCCGGCGCGTGGGACTGCCCCGTCGCCACCTACGGCCCCGGGGACTCCAATTTGGACCACGCGCCCGACGAACGCATCGACCTCGCCGCCTTCGACCGCGGCGTCGACGTACTCACCACCGCAGCAGACAGGCTATGCACTTCCTGACAATCGACGACCTCACGACCGACGAACTGGCCGGCGTCGTAGACGACGCGGCCGCGTTGAAGCGCGCGCAAGCCGACGGCATGCCCCACGAGGCCCTCCCCGGGCGCTCGCTGGCGATGCTGTTCGAGAAGCCGTCGACGCGAACCCGCGTGAGCTTCGAGGTCGGAATGACCCAGCTCGGCGGCCACGGCGTCTTCCTCGGCGACGACGACATCCAACTGGGCCGCGGCGAACCCGTCGCGGACACCGCCCGCGCGCTCGGCCGGTACGTCGACGCGGTGATGGCGCGCGTCTTCGACCACGACGACCTCGAGGAGATTGCCGCGCACGCCGACGCGCCGGTCGTGAACGGCCTCACCGACGACGCCCACCCGTGTCAGGCGCTCGCGGACCTCCTGACGCTCCGCGAAGTCGTCGGCGACTCCGGGACGGTGGCGTGGGTCGGCGACGGCAACAACGTCGCGGCGTCGTTCACCGTCGGCGCGGCGATGATGGGCTACGACGTGCAGGTGGCGACGCCCGAGGGCTACGGCCTCGACGACTCCGTCATCGCGCGCGCCGAGGAGCACGGCGACGTGACCGTGACCACGGACCCCGAGGCTGCCACCGCGGCCGCCGAAGTCGTCTACACGGACGTCTGGGTGAGCATGGGCCAAGAGAGCGAGCGCGAACAGCGCCTCGACGCCTTCGAGGGGTTCCAGGTCGACGACGACCTGCTCGGGGACGCCGCGTTCATGCACTGCCTGCCCGCGAACCGCGGCGAGGAAGTCACCGCCGACGTCATCGACGGCCCGCAGTCCGTCGTCTGGCAGCAGGCCGAGAACCGCCTGCACGCCCAGAAGGCGCTGCTCGTCGAACTCGTGGACTGAACACCCACCGCCAGCTTTTCCGTCGCCGCCCGCGAGCGTGAGCGTGATGACCGACAGCGCCCTCCAGAAACACGTCGACGTCGCGCTCGTCCTCCTCGCCGCCAACTTCCTGTTGTTGTTCGCGCTCGCGCTCGAATTCGTTCCCGGCGCCGCACTCGGCGTCGCCGTCCTCGCCGGGCTCGTCGGCTACGGGGTACTCCGGTCGGACTGAGCGCTGGCAAAAGCCGCAACACCCGCCCCGTATTTGTGTCTCCGTCACCGAGACGTGACCATGACTGACCTCTCGCTGGGCGGCCCGACGCCCGACGTCGCCGACGACGGCGTCTGGCTGGCGTGCGTCGAGTGCGGCGACACCATCGCGCCGTTCGACGACGTGGTGTACGAGTGCCCGGACTGCGGTGGCCTGCTGGAAGCCCAGTACGACGACTACCCGGCGTTCGACGAGTTCTCCGGCGACGGCGTCTGGCGGTACTCCGCGGCGCTCCCCTTCGACGAGGGCGTCTCGATCCGCGAGGGGAACACGCCGCTGTACGACGTCCCCGCAATCGAGGCCGAAGCGGACGTCGCGGACCTCCGCGTGAAACACGAGGGCGCGAACCCGACTGGCAGTTTCAAGGACCGCGGGATGACCGTCGGCGTGAAGGTCGCCGACCGGCTCGGCGTCGACCGACTCGCGTGCGCGTCCACGGGGAACACGTCCGCGGCGCTGGCGGCGTACGGCGCTCGCGCGAACACGCCCGTGCTCGTCCTCCTTCCCGCCGGCAAGGTCGCCGCGGGGAAGGTCGCGCAGGCGGCGCTGCACGGTGCGCGCATCTGCGAGGTGGACGGCAACTTCGACGACTGCCTCGACGTCGTCGCGGAGCTTGCGGACCGCGGGGAGGCGTACCTCCTGAACAGCCTCAACCCGTTCCGCCTGGAGGGCCAGAAGACCATCGGCCTCGAAATCCTAGAGCAGTCCCGGGACGCCCACGGGCACTTCCCGGACCGCATCGTGCTGCCGGTCGGGAACGCGGGGAACACGGCGGCGCTGTACAAGTGCTTCCGCGAACTCGTCGAAGCGGGCGAACTCGAGGAGTCCGAGATGCCGAAGCTCACGGGCGTGCAGGCCGAGGGCGCGGCCCCGATGGTCGAGGCCGTCGAGAAGGGCCGCGACTACGTCGAGCGCTGGAACGACGTGGAGACGCGGGCGACCGCCATCCGCATCGGCAACCCCGTGAACGCGCCGAAGGCGCTGCCCGGCATCTACGACACGGGTGGGACGGCCGTCGCCGTCTCCGACGAGAAGATTACCGAGGCCCAGCGCATGCTCGCGGAGGACGGCGTCGGCGTGGAGCCGGCGTCCGCCGCGAGCGTCGCCGGCCTCCTGAAACTCCGCGAGCGCGGCGACATCGACGCCGACGAGCGCGTCGTCTGCCTCACCACGGGCCACCTCCTGAAGGACCCCGAGGCGGCCGCCGAAGCCGGCGGCGACACGACGCCCGTCCCCGCGGACGCGGACGGCGTGCTGGACGCGCTGTAACTGTTCTCAGTCGGTCCCTTCGCTGGCGAGCGCTTCCTGTTCGAGCCGGCGGTCGCGGTCGGTTTCGACGGTCAGTTCGGGCACTGTCGTGGGTTTCATCGCCTCGTCGACGGCGAC encodes the following:
- the argF gene encoding ornithine carbamoyltransferase, which encodes MHFLTIDDLTTDELAGVVDDAAALKRAQADGMPHEALPGRSLAMLFEKPSTRTRVSFEVGMTQLGGHGVFLGDDDIQLGRGEPVADTARALGRYVDAVMARVFDHDDLEEIAAHADAPVVNGLTDDAHPCQALADLLTLREVVGDSGTVAWVGDGNNVAASFTVGAAMMGYDVQVATPEGYGLDDSVIARAEEHGDVTVTTDPEAATAAAEVVYTDVWVSMGQESEREQRLDAFEGFQVDDDLLGDAAFMHCLPANRGEEVTADVIDGPQSVVWQQAENRLHAQKALLVELVD
- a CDS encoding acetylglutamate/acetylaminoadipate kinase, whose amino-acid sequence is MTVVVKIGGARAVDPAGAVTDVAHLTVNDEDVVVVHGGSTAVDDALDQMGKEPEYVESPSGVTGRFTDEETMDVFEMAMGKVNTDLVAAFENAGVPAVGLNGVDGKLLTGPRKSAVRVVEDGKQKIRRGEHSGTIEEVNTDLLETQLNAGYVPVVSVPMFAKESDDEEEWTPVNADADRAAAAVAGALDATLVVLTDVEGVYADRDDPTSLIEEVLTPADLDGAKAAAEGFMTKKVLAATEALEGGAEAVVVSDANRRDPIVAALEGAGTRFSPEALS
- a CDS encoding aspartate aminotransferase family protein is translated as MSGFVFGEKPIQIESGEGPYVYDDDGNEYLDMGASYACAPAGHCHPDVVDAVESQASDLLFVQGSYPTETRTALYDRLGDLAPGELDNVWLCNSGTEANEAALKFARHATGREKVVAAKRAFHGRTLGALAATWKQQYREGFAVPENVEFVDYGDSDALAEAVDDETAAVILEPIQGEGGVHSAPEGYLQAARDACDETGAALVFDEIQTGLGRTGSLWACEQAGVVPDALTVAKGLGSGLPIGATLVADWLAEDSGNHGSTFSGGPVPCAAALATIDVLEDDDLAANAASVGDYLREQLAELPVRDVRGDGLLIGVEVKRGANRALRALAMNHGILALPAGRTVVRLLPPLTVTESHADRVVDALAEEL
- the argC gene encoding N-acetyl-gamma-glutamyl-phosphate reductase translates to MAATGGTTATVVGGSGFAGGELLRLLAGHPGFEVAQATSREYTNKTVGSVHPNLRDLDLRFTPPTDLESVDVLFAAAPHGVAMDHLDEWQAAADTVVDLSADFRLETEAQYSEWYDGHSAPEHLDDAVYALPELSRGDLPGANLIAGGGCNATATILGLLPLQEAGLLDDAHVVVDVKVGSSEGGAGGGPASSHPERSGVVRPYAPTSHRHEAEIEQELGLSVSFTAHAVDMVRGASATCHVFPANGVSGGSEDSSSGVSTGDLWSAYRGTYEHEPFVDVVAGGSGVYRYPEPKAVAGTNGAEVGFELDEDNDRIVAFSAIDNMMKGSAGQAVHAANVALGFEEAAGLDQLGLHPVGSP
- a CDS encoding DUF7554 family protein — translated: MARGKLDVEDLLKIVLVLVVVWLALEILEGILGVLSGLLGLAPPLVGTIVLVLLVLWLLDRI
- the lysW gene encoding lysine biosynthesis protein LysW; its protein translation is MSTCPECGSDVALHDDLEVGEIVDCDTCGTELEVVDTAPPVLDRAPELSEDWGE
- a CDS encoding [LysW]-lysine hydrolase — encoded protein: MTPRDLLRDLVSTPSVSGAESEAAGVLVDYFERHGREAWTDDAGNVRAPGDDSVLLTSHIDTVPGYIDVRVEDGETSKTSQADGELWGRGSVDATGPLAAMAAASVETGASFAGVVEEETTSAGARHLVEDRAEPDAVVNGEPSGWDALTLGYRGLVAGTYEVATESGHSSRPEPNAVQIATAWTERVRAAFPDDDTVFESVTVKPVSFDGGLAEDGTAVEATVEMQFRLPPGTTADDVYETVADCTEAGSVTWTESIPPVMASPRTPVSGALRAGIREAGGDPTHLRKTGTSDANIYAGAWDCPVATYGPGDSNLDHAPDERIDLAAFDRGVDVLTTAADRLCTS
- a CDS encoding argininosuccinate synthase, with product MTGGTVALAFSGGLDTTVCVPLLKEEYGYDDVIGVTVDVGQPESEFAEAHETADALGVDHYVVDAKAEFADLCFEAVQANASYQGYPLGTALARPVIAEAILGVAEEQGCTALAHGCTGKGNDQLRFEAVWRASDLDVIAPVRELGLTREWEIDYADEKGLPVEAGNEGEWSIDTNLWSRSVEGGQLEDPGYEPPADIYNWTDAPSDETETIDIEFEQGVPVAVDGDEMEPVPLIEHLNDLAGSYGVGRTDMMEDRMLGLKVRENYEHPAATTLLTAHEALEQLVLTKDERDFSQQVSQQWSQKAYEGLVDHPLMDALNGFFEGTQQKVTGTVTIKFEGGQARPVARESEYAVYSADAASFDTETVNGIEQGDATGVAKYHGFQSRLANASKPELKPDGGDEAQNASGSTSNDGAIDE
- the lysX gene encoding lysine biosynthesis protein LysX; protein product: MRVGILYSRIRKDEKLLLAELRERGHAVEKIDVRKHGFGLDGTDAALADCDLVVDRCLATSRSKYATEFCEHYDVPVVNSPDTAAVCADKVRTSLALDDAGLPTPDTTVAFTTESALEAVESYGYPCVLKPVVGSWGRLMAKLDSRNAAEAVLEHKATLGHYEHKVFYIQDFVEKPGRDIRVLATDGEPVAAMTRSGDHWLTNAAKGAETNSFEVDEEVADLVETASDAVGGGLLGVDLMETGDGYTVHEVNHTVEFKALNDASDVDVPAAVVDWLEDRAAAEVEVTP
- a CDS encoding 2'-5' RNA ligase family protein; the encoded protein is MYSVNAPVPDAVKAVAADLRPALSEFARVRERREQTLLVKRVPAADRKQLRTAWQTAQDALAGAPVVEARVAEVDTFENPPNGSSPVVYLAVESPGLHGLHQRLCEVFDPVPVMEGGDDYDPHVTLARDADGFRGRRAVENVDGRRVGPVTWNIEELYLYDAEYGERVDTLSLPA
- the argH gene encoding argininosuccinate lyase, giving the protein MSGENDGTVVRRDRFSGGPARSFLSSMDADHRIFAADLAVDRAHVVMLAEQGVVDDDEAATILSALDSVEDAGFDALPDGEDVHEAIETAVVERVGPVGGKMHTARSRNDEVATCIRCRLREDVLDALNVVLTLRTALADVAEAEAETVMPGYTHLQPAQPTTVAHWALSYEETLARDTGRLLDAFDRTNQSPLGAAAFAGTTFDVDRERTADLLGFDGIVTNSMDASASRDFLLETVAALSSVAVTCSGLAEDIVLFANRGFVELSDDYSSTSSIMPQKKNPDTLELVRATAGDAVGAYTSLATTLKGLPRAYNRDLQRATPHAWEVVDDVTDAVEVAAGAVATAEWPAEELEAAAGERFSTATGVADALAAAGMPFRTAHEIVALAAEHGEAADATNSVPESHASDGVSGIAGEHSADLVAVDAAAREVTGKPLSELADPEVVAAALDPVTNVAQRDSTGGPAPEAVRDALDDVRVALAADEAAVADHEEALAAAADDLAAEVATYE